A segment of the Marinomonas posidonica IVIA-Po-181 genome:
GCTCTGGCTTCATCTTGATTGACCTTTAGGACATCTAGATGGGCGAGAATAGGTAATAGTTTTGGCGCTTTAGCAGCGGATACCGCATCGGCAATGAAGGTGGCATTAATGGCTTGTTGAGCTAACCAGGTTATGCACTCTTGCGATAAATTTGCGTCTACAATAATGCCTCGCGCACCTTGTAGTAAGGCTGTTTTAGCCGCTAAGCGATGGGGTTCTAATGTGTCAATAATGCGCATATCGGCAATGGCAGCTTGCAACTGACCGACTTCATTACTGATTGCCAGATAAGTCCCCGTTGGTAAGGTGTCATGGCGAATCACGTGATGAGTATCTACTCCGCTGGTTCGAGTCTGCTCGATTAGCCAGTCGCCGCGTTGGTCTAAACCAATAGGGGCAATCAGATGTACTTTTTCACCTAAGCGAGCTAAGTTTTCCGCAATGTTACGGCCAACGCCACCGGGACTTTGGTTGATTTGACCTGGGTTGGAGTCTTGGGGTAGCCATTGGGCAAGGCTATTACCATTAATGTCGACGTTGGCTCCACCAATCACAACATAGGCATCTTGTTCCGCTAGAAGATAACCTTTACCTAAGATATAGCCTTGTCT
Coding sequences within it:
- a CDS encoding carbohydrate kinase, with product MKEQTLRVYEAIKQDPLASQKALADRLNMTRESVASHIMQLTRQGYILGKGYLLAEQDAYVVIGGANVDINGNSLAQWLPQDSNPGQINQSPGGVGRNIAENLARLGEKVHLIAPIGLDQRGDWLIEQTRTSGVDTHHVIRHDTLPTGTYLAISNEVGQLQAAIADMRIIDTLEPHRLAAKTALLQGARGIIVDANLSQECITWLAQQAINATFIADAVSAAKAPKLLPILAHLDVLKVNQDEARAILNSQEKDPKQLVQALQKHGVNTVLLSLGSQGLLLADASGHHYQTCHPTTPTSDTGAGDALLSGYLSACEQFEQTPQRLSFALACAAMTLESPHANHPELSVQNVTQWMQTL